GGGCCGGTAGTAGTCGCTCAGATACGCTCTGGTGGCAGGCTCCATCCCCGAGTAGCGGCCGACCATGTACTTTTTGGGACGATCTATCTCCCAGGCCGGCAGGCCCAGAAACGCGTAGGCTCTGTTCAGGACCGCGGAGGCGTCCTCGTAGAAGTCCTCGGTTTTGAGAATCAGCATCTTTTCCTTTGGAAAGTGCCGCGCGTAGACCTCGAGCTGCTCGACGTACCTTCCTCTGGCCAGGAGATAGCTGTACCTGAAATAGTGGTCGCTGTGGTAGCGGTCGTCGTCTAGCATCTTGGCGTACTCGGCTCGCAGGGTCGCTTCCTCCTGCTCCTCTTTCGCCAGCGCCTCCTCAAAGGAGGGAGCGCTTTCGGTCCCTATCTTCACGAAGTGGTTGTAGTGCGAGTAGGCTCTTTCCACGGGGTTTCTCAAGATGACGATGATGCGGACCTCGGGAAGGTGCTCCCGGATTCTGCCGGGCACCTGAGGGTTGAAGATGTAGCTCGGGCTGGCCTCTCCCGTGAGCCGCCGCTCCTGCTTCAGCCCGTTCAGGAGGACCGGGAAGTGCGCCCGGTACCAGCGCATGCTCTTCTGGTGATAGCGGCTGCCGAAAAAGCGCACCTCCTTGGCTATCGCCGGGACGATCCGCGGATGCTCGCAGATATTGTGGTAAAGCGACGAGGTCGCGCTCTTCATGGCCCCGACGACTATGAAATCCGGCAACGGACAGAGCGGACTGACGAGCAGCCTGGGGGCGACCCGGTTGCGCTTGAGGGTCCGTCTGAGGGAC
This Deinococcota bacterium DNA region includes the following protein-coding sequences:
- a CDS encoding sulfotransferase domain-containing protein, which encodes MALLPPKVKQSLRRTLKRNRVAPRLLVSPLCPLPDFIVVGAMKSATSSLYHNICEHPRIVPAIAKEVRFFGSRYHQKSMRWYRAHFPVLLNGLKQERRLTGEASPSYIFNPQVPGRIREHLPEVRIIVILRNPVERAYSHYNHFVKIGTESAPSFEEALAKEEQEEATLRAEYAKMLDDDRYHSDHYFRYSYLLARGRYVEQLEVYARHFPKEKMLILKTEDFYEDASAVLNRAYAFLGLPAWEIDRPKKYMVGRYSGMEPATRAYLSDYYRPHNERLYAFLGTDLGWEQ